The proteins below are encoded in one region of Hordeum vulgare subsp. vulgare chromosome 3H, MorexV3_pseudomolecules_assembly, whole genome shotgun sequence:
- the LOC123439951 gene encoding uncharacterized protein LOC123439951 produces MMERKGGCCLAPRYAAGAQAGQAWHLGKVVLKFRPIAPKPAAMAPAPVTPAPVTPVPAGKEKRKRKAVAGPGGTGRRGRKPKKSAAVAVAAAAAASTTQKLDYVQDKPLSSPSSSSSGTTSVSSPPPPPLPATLALMPVLPAQEGFGGAAPVANLAPAHVARLVLPPQALRQPVPWVTVEDVTGIWRHGEEPYAAVCGGEEAPTFVSDQCGRVTWTNVAFNRTVSGREDDDAAMAPSAAASEVRVVLAAKDGTPVPAWGSCAGFTCRVRVPYACPRRGSLVAPCDVWRLDAGGYLWRLDLQATLSLSLGGFI; encoded by the coding sequence ATGATGGAGAGGAAGGGAGGGTGCTGCTTGGCGCCGAGGTACGCAGCCGGGGCCCAGGCAGGCCAGGCGTGGCACTTGGGAAAGGTCGTGTTGAAGTTTAGGCCCATCGCGCCAAAGCCGGCGGCGATGGCGCCTGCGCCGGTTACGCCTGCGCCGGTTACGCCCGTGCCGGCTGGGAAGGAGAAGCGGAAGCGGAAGGCGGTTGCAGGGCCAGGGGGTACTGGGAGGAGGGGACGAAAGCCCAAGAAGTCAGCCGCTGTGGCTGTGGCCGCGGCTGCGGCTGCGTCGACGACGCAAAAGTTGGACTACGTGCAGGACAAGCCTTTGtcctcgccgtcgtcctcctcgtcgggGACGACGTCCGTCAGCTCGCCGCCTCCTCCACCGCTGCCTGCAACTCTGGCGCTCATGCCTGTGCTGCCGGCACAGGAGGGGTTCGGTGGGGCGGCGCCGGTGGCGAATCTGGCGCCTGCCCACGTTGCCAGACTGGTCCTGCCGCCGCAGGCCCTGCGGCAACCGGTGCCCTGGGTGACGGTTGAGGACGTTACAGGCATCTGGCGCCACGGCGAGGAGCCGTACGCTGCGGTCTGCGGCGGCGAAGAGGCCCCAACGTTCGTGTCCGACCAGTGCGGCCGCGTCACGTGGACCAACGTGGCTTTCAACCGGACAGTGTCCGGTAGGGAGGACGACGACGCGGCCATGGCACCGTCGGCGGCTGCTTCCGAGGTGCGGGTGGTGCTCGCCGCCAAGGATGGCACCCCCGTGCCGGCGTGGGGTTCCTGTGCCGGTTTCACCTGTCGGGTGCGCGTCCCGTACGCCTGCCCTCGCCGAGGTTCCCTCGTGGCCCCGTGCGACGTGTGGCGGCTAGACGCTGGCGGCTACCTCTGGCGGCTCGACCTTCAGGCCACCCTCAGCCTCTCCCTCGGCGGCTTCATTTGA